The following proteins are encoded in a genomic region of Hydra vulgaris chromosome 05, alternate assembly HydraT2T_AEP:
- the LOC136080578 gene encoding uncharacterized protein LOC136080578 codes for MHSTYVLLLLVFITSSYGNTVNEKTEDDKSIIPLQSDQDLNNQNKRMNQPQQDETQLDQNEKKTFGLFGNLFCNLPLLSGFFCQNGQRYDKNLYEVCGSGVHLINIFFCQNGRSYDRNLYEVCGSGAHLKSLFFCHNGQSCDKNLYELCGSGIHLKNIFFCQNGRSYDKNLYEVCGSGAHLRSLFFCHNGQSCDKNVYELCGRGIHLKNIFFCQNGQSYDRNLYEVCGSGAHLKSLFFCHNGQSFDKSIYVLCGIGIHLKSLFFCQNGQSYVKNLYEQCGNGIYLKSTHFCNNGNSYEISKYGICRGNVFDKITAFCNNDNVYSYSLYELCGQKVIQKSKEFCHNQKSYDRLVYGICGSNIYSKFEFTCNAENQLRPIISPY; via the exons ATGCATTCAACCTatgtattgttgttgttggtttttataacttcttCATATGGCAACACAGTTAATGAAAAAACAGAGGATGATAAAAGCATAATTCCGTTACAATCGGACCAAGATTTGAACAACCAAAACAAGCGGATGAATCAACCACAGCAAGATGAAACTCAATTGGAtc aaaatgaaaaaaagacatTTGGGCTTTTTGGCAACCTTTTTTGCAATCTACCTTTATTAAGCGGGTTCTTTTGTCAAAACGGCCAAAGATACGATAAAAACTTATATGAAGTTTGTGGAAGTGGTgttcatttaataaacatatttttttgtcaaaatggtCGAAGCTACGATAGAAATTTATACGAGGTATGTGGAAGTGGCGcgcatttaaaaagtttatttttttgtcacaaCGGTCAAAGTTGCGATAAAAACTTATACGAATTGTGTGGAAGTGGAATAcacttaaaaaacatatttttctgtCAAAATGGTCGAAGCTACGATAAAAATTTATACGAGGTATGTGGAAGTGGCGCACATTtaagaagtttatttttttgtcataacgGTCAAAGTTGCGATAAAAATGTTTACGAGTTGTGTGGAAGAggaattcatttaaaaaacatatttttttgtcaaaatggtCAAAGCTACGATAGAAATTTATACGAGGTATGTGGAAGTGGCGcgcatttaaaaagtttatttttttgtcacaaTGGTCAAAGTTTTGACAAAAGTATATACGTGTTGTGTGGAATtggaatacatttaaaaagctTATTCTTTTGTCAAAACGGTCAAAGCtatgttaaaaatttgtacGAGCAATGCGGAAATGgtatttatttgaaaagtaCCCACTTTTGTAACAACGGTAACTCGTACGAGATCTCTAAGTACGGCATATGCAGAGGCAATGTGTTTGATAAAATAACCGCCTTCTGCAATAACGACAACGTGTATAGTTACAGCTTATACGAATTATGTGGTCAGAAggttattcaaaaatcaaaagaGTTTTGTCACAATCAAAAATCTTACGATAGGCTTGTCTACGGCATTTGTGGCTCTAATATATACAGCAAATTTGAATTTACTTGTAATGCAGAAAACCAGTTAAGACCTATTATTTCGCCGTACTAA
- the LOC136080579 gene encoding uncharacterized protein LOC136080579, protein MRQKDVLYKLFMEGEVSGKKFSPEQVHLLIRKELQVSEYVTTQQIRSLFSHWSRLKKDKRLNEPIDVGSANADNEEEETADQDLEELENEEFEKEFISIAIDLSSAWHENDWIVVIYMGNWYPGIVNEVLSDGYNVSCMKYASAVKNLFKWPAFPDVIKYKDSEIICGILPPLPLKQSGDYKLRDDQFEKAQKAFQATMH, encoded by the exons ATGAGACAAAAAGATGTATTATATAAACTCTTTATGGAAGGTGAAGTATCTGGAAAAAAGTTTAGTCCAGAGCAGGTGCACCTTTTGATAAGAAAAGAGCTTCAAGTCTCAGAATACGTAACAACTCAGCAAATAAGATCACTATTTTCACATTGGAGCAGgctaaaaaaagacaaaagattAAATGAACCAATTGATGTTGGTAGTGCTAATGCGGATAACGAAGAAGAAGAGACAGCAGATCaag ATCTAGAAGAATTAGAAAATGAAGAATTTGAAAAGGAATTTATAAGCATTGCCATTGATTTATCTAGTGCATGGCATGAAAACGATTGGATAGTTGTTATTTATATGGGCAATTGGTATCCTGGGATTGTAAATGAG GTTCTCAGTGATGGTTACAATGTGAGCTGTATGAAGTATGCTTCTGCAGTCAAGAACCTTTTTAAGTGGCCAGCTTTTCCTGATGTTATAAAGTACAAAGACAGTGAAATCATTTGTGGAATTCTACCACCTTTACCGTTAAAACAGTCTGGAGACTATAAGCTTAGGGATGATCAATTTGAAAAAGCCCAAAAAGCATTTCAAGCAACAATGCATTAA